The Diaminobutyricimonas aerilata nucleotide sequence TGCGGATCCGCTTGTCTGAGCCCGGTCGCGCTGACAGAATCGACGCATGAGCGCCCCGGGCCGCCCTTCCGCGAAACCGATCACCCTCGACGACGTGTCGAAGGCGATCATCGAGCAGCTCCAGGAGGACGGTCGCCGTTCGTACGCCGAGATCGGCAAGGCCGTCGGACTCAGCGAGGCGGCCGTGCGGCAGCGCGTGCAGAAACTGACCGAGTCCGGCGTCATGCAGGTCGTGGCCGTCACCGATCCGATGCAGCTGGGCTTCTACCGCCAGGCGATGATCGGCATCCGGGTCTCGGGCGACACGACGATCGTGGCCGACGAGCTCGGGCGGCTGCCCGCCGTGGACTACGTCGTGCTCACGGCCGGCAGCTTCGACCTGCTCGTCGAGGTCGTGTGCGAGAACGACGACGACCTCATCGAGCTGCTCAACCGCCGCATCCGCGGCATCGAGGGTGTCCAGTCCACCGAGACCTTCGTCTACCTCCGACTGCACAAGCAGTTCTACAACTGGGGAACCCGATAACCATGACCACCACCGAACAGCCCGTCACGACGGTCGGCGACGCCGACCTGCAGCAGAAGGCCAAAGACCACCTCTGGATGCACTTCGCCCGCCAGTCGGTGATGGAGTCCGGATCGGGTGTGCCGATCATCGTCAAGGGCGAGGGCCACCACATCTGGGACACCCAGGGCAAGCGGTACATCGACGGCCTCTCCGGACTCTTCGTCGTCAACGCCGGTCACGGGCGTCGCCGGCTCGCCGAGGTCGCGGCCCGGCAGGCCGAGGAACTGGCCTTCTTCCCGCTGTGGTCGTACGCGCATCCGTCGGCCATCGAGCTCGCCGATCGTCTCGCCGCGTACGCGCCGGGCGATCTCAACCGGGTGTTCTTCTCCACCGGCGGCGGCGAGGCGGTCGAGACCGCGTTCAAGCTCGCGAAGTACTACTGGAAGCTGCAGGGCCGCCCCACCAAGCACAAGGTGATCTCGCGGGCCGTCGCCTACCACGGCACCCCGCAGGGCGCCCTCGCGATCACCGGCATCCCGGCGATGAAGCAGATGTTCGAGCCCGTCACCCCGGGCGGCTTCCGCGTTCCGAACACGAACTACTACCGCGCCGAAGAGATGGGGTTCACCGCTTCGACGAGCTCCACACTCGGGGCGGAGGAGCAGTTCGGCCTCTGGGCGGCCAACCGCATCGAGGAGATGATCCTCTTCGAAGGCCCGGAAACGGTCGCCGCGGTGTTCCTCGAGCCGGTGCAGAACTCCGGCGGATGCTTCCCGCCGCCTCCCGGGTACTTCCAGCGGGTGCGTGAGATCTGCGACCAGTACGACGTGCTGCTCGTCTCCGACGAGGTCATCTGCGCGTTCGGGCGGATCGGGCACATGTTCGCGTGCGACGAGTACGGCTACGTGCCCGACATGATCACGTGCGCGAAGGGCATGACGAGCGGGTACTCCCCCATCGGCGCGACGATCGTGAGCGATCGCCTCTACGAGCCCTTCAAGCACGGCGACACGTCGTTCTATCACGGGTACACCTTCGGCGGGCATCCGGTCTCGGCCGCGGTCGCCCTCGAGAACCTCGACATCTTCGAGGAGGAGCGGCTCAACGAACGCGTCCGCGAGAACTCCCCGGTGTTCCGCTCGACGCTCGAGCGGCTGAACGACCTGCCCATCGTCGGCGACGTCCGCGGCGACGGCTACTTCTTCGGCATCGAGCTCGTGAAGGACAAGGCGACGAAGGAGACCTTCACCGACGAGGAGTCCGAGCACCTGCTGCGCGGCTTCCTCTCGAAGGCGCTCTTCGACGCGGGCCTCTACTGCCGGGCCGACGACCGCGGAGACCCCGTCGTGCAGCTCGCGCCGCCGCTGACGACCGGCCCCGCCGAGTTCGACGAGATCGAGAGCATCCTGCGCGGAGTCCTCACCGAGGCCTGGACGCGGCTCTGAGCGGCGCGGCGGCGGAGCGCTCCGGATACCGGGCACTCAGCTTCTGGCACGACTCGGTGCCGGAGCCGCTCGCGCCGCGGGAGCCGCTGAGTCCCGGGGAACGAGCCGACGTCGCGATCATCGGCGGCGGTCTCACCGGGTTGTGGACGGCGTACTACCTCACGGAGCTCGACCCGTCGCTCGAGATCGTGGTGCTCGAGAAGGAGATTGCCGGCTTCGGCGCATCCGGGCGCAACGGCGGCTGGTGCAGCGCGCTGTTCCCGCGCTCGGCGTCGTCCCTCGCCCGCGCGCACGGCCGTGATGCGGCGATCGCGATGCGCCGGGCGATGATCGACACCGTCGCCGAGGTCGGCAGGGT carries:
- a CDS encoding Lrp/AsnC family transcriptional regulator, which translates into the protein MSAPGRPSAKPITLDDVSKAIIEQLQEDGRRSYAEIGKAVGLSEAAVRQRVQKLTESGVMQVVAVTDPMQLGFYRQAMIGIRVSGDTTIVADELGRLPAVDYVVLTAGSFDLLVEVVCENDDDLIELLNRRIRGIEGVQSTETFVYLRLHKQFYNWGTR
- a CDS encoding aspartate aminotransferase family protein; amino-acid sequence: MTTTEQPVTTVGDADLQQKAKDHLWMHFARQSVMESGSGVPIIVKGEGHHIWDTQGKRYIDGLSGLFVVNAGHGRRRLAEVAARQAEELAFFPLWSYAHPSAIELADRLAAYAPGDLNRVFFSTGGGEAVETAFKLAKYYWKLQGRPTKHKVISRAVAYHGTPQGALAITGIPAMKQMFEPVTPGGFRVPNTNYYRAEEMGFTASTSSTLGAEEQFGLWAANRIEEMILFEGPETVAAVFLEPVQNSGGCFPPPPGYFQRVREICDQYDVLLVSDEVICAFGRIGHMFACDEYGYVPDMITCAKGMTSGYSPIGATIVSDRLYEPFKHGDTSFYHGYTFGGHPVSAAVALENLDIFEEERLNERVRENSPVFRSTLERLNDLPIVGDVRGDGYFFGIELVKDKATKETFTDEESEHLLRGFLSKALFDAGLYCRADDRGDPVVQLAPPLTTGPAEFDEIESILRGVLTEAWTRL